In the Triticum aestivum cultivar Chinese Spring chromosome 2B, IWGSC CS RefSeq v2.1, whole genome shotgun sequence genome, CAGGCAGTGGGTGCCAACGCCTGCACCAACTCATCGACCCTCGGATGATCTTCCGGGCAGTAGATTTTGATCCTCTCGATGCAAGGGTAGCTGCCTGGGCCCGACGGCGGCGCTCTCCTTATTGGCAGCAAGAGTTTGCATGTGGTGCATTCATCCTGCAGAATATCAACATCAAGGTAGTAGTGGTGTCAGTAAGAGTTGTAGCAGACCAATTGGTACTTGGACATACATGCTTCTGAGTAAGTACCATTTCGAGCTTCAAAGTGAGCTCCTTCAGCTTGTCCGAGCACCGGAGAATCCGGTGCAGTGGGTACAAGTCAGCGGTCATGCACCAATCGCCCAGCACCAAGCTTGTCAGGTTGCTGAACATTGGGCATGTTTGCATAGCTCCCTCAAATGTGCGCTTCAAATTCATCCATCAGACATGAAAGCAAACATTCTTAGACTAATAGCAACATTGGGCATGTTTCATCATATGGGTAAGAAACAGAAAAGAACCCATTCTTACCTCATGTAATGGCGCATGCAGCTCCAACGTCGTGGCATGTGAAAGGCCATCAAGTAGATGTACATGATGATCCAATACTGCGTACTTATGATGAAAATATTTGGGTATTAGACTAATCAAAGCTGTTACCAGACAAGACAGATCCCTGGTTACTATACCACCAATTTCTGTGTCAAGGATAGAGAGATGGGTAAGGTTCCTAGCACAAATCAGGAGACCGGAGGTAGGCTGGCAGTCACTGATATGCAGAACCTTGAGTGACCTCGATGAGATCTCCTCACGGTCACAGAAACCACACCACTCCAGCTCTAGATGTTCAAGCACAGGGCAGTCGTAGTTCAGCGGCCTAAATAACCAATGTTTGAACATGACAGAATGGAGCCTGATTGTTTTGAGGTGCGGAGAAGGAAAGATTACTGTCCTATCCAAACTGAGAGATCCAGAAATATGAAGGAGACGAACTTTGTGCATGATGGCATGACGAATCCACACGGAACATTTGGTATCATTAACCCATTGGGCAGAGATTCGGGCTTCATCCAAGGAAGTGGTACAGTCACGCAAGAGCAGCAAGCAGTCCCCGAAATTCTCCAGCTTCCGTTTATCCACGAAATCTTGGCTGTCGATGCGGATGAATGGTGTAGAGCACCAAAGATTGCGCCATCGTGGTGAGAGAAGACTTGTGCGCACGACCTCCGGCATCGGCAGGAAGGACATCACAAGGTGGAGCAAATCATCGGACAGGCTGCTGAGCCTGTCGACACCATTCCTGCTGCCTCGCTCACTCTTGGAACCACGGGGAATGGATGTTGGTGCCGACATTTCATCAAGTAGGACGGCTGCATGAATCCACAAAGGGCAAGGGCAATGCTAAATAATCAAAATCATTGGTATACACATTGCAGAAATCCTAGATACACAGGAAGACATGAAACGATTTCAATCATGAAGCAGTTGTGTTGGCGGTCACACAATGTGCAACCTTATGTAAAAGCATATAGTTCAGGGAGCGAGAAACTGTGGAAAGTTTAAGCTGCAAATACCACCACCATTCTAGTTCTAGA is a window encoding:
- the LOC123047458 gene encoding F-box/FBD/LRR-repeat protein At5g22660, which translates into the protein MSAPTSIPRGSKSERGSRNGVDRLSSLSDDLLHLVMSFLPMPEVVRTSLLSPRWRNLWCSTPFIRIDSQDFVDKRKLENFGDCLLLLRDCTTSLDEARISAQWVNDTKCSVWIRHAIMHKVRLLHISGSLSLDRTVIFPSPHLKTIRLHSVMFKHWLFRPLNYDCPVLEHLELEWCGFCDREEISSRSLKVLHISDCQPTSGLLICARNLTHLSILDTEIGGIVTRDLSCLVTALISLIPKYFHHKYAVLDHHVHLLDGLSHATTLELHAPLHERTFEGAMQTCPMFSNLTSLVLGDWCMTADLYPLHRILRCSDKLKELTLKLEMDECTTCKLLLPIRRAPPSGPGSYPCIERIKIYCPEDHPRVDELVQALAPTACNAKISIEWQS